One window of the Cryptomeria japonica chromosome 7, Sugi_1.0, whole genome shotgun sequence genome contains the following:
- the LOC131046465 gene encoding disease resistance protein RPV1 isoform X3, with translation MAFTSTTGSKEKAEIMDAFDGIAPSAPTSASNLMKKPSYDVFINHRGPDVKSTLASALYGILTGMALSVFLDAPELEYGDFLPRTIEAAMSSALVHIAIFSERYAESPWCLAELSFMLKSGAPIIPIFFCVDPDDLRCVDQDEGKYVEAFKHHKKKCRYSPEQLEEWKVALFKVSYYSGEVISNKDYEKSLLKTITSCVLREINVNVPLEVAKYPVGLEETVKDFEMNALQSAEGDQGVQIIGIWGMGGSGKTTLAKELYNKRSSLIKRSSFVFNVRDASSKVLLLKKQEKILKDLNFEDVSSDDIKNGMDFLSNCLRSVRILIVLDDVDNVEQLDALLPMKDSVERGSLIIVTTRDYDVLKSWGISSIYKMRALDVFHAEQLFCWHAFAQPFPRNGFEKLVRQFSKVCNGLPLSLMVVGGQLYGELRKECWEDLLHKISKILPNVIQHSLKISYDILDDKEKEMFLDIACFFVGEEISLAIEVWNGLGWSGQQSWTRLLHKCLIELDNNNCIQMPEHLKDMGRHIANKQSPYRIWFPHQIIDVQKQKEERISLQGIMASTQKQWIDNLKGEGKPLTILTEITESSDKVDEFSFWCSKGKLMVETSRGIWRLSPSLVGLKFLAIRGDYFNQIIGEVSRELVWLRWFQIGQKSLPPKLSLEKLRVLELHEGEAGDHHLEKLWTETDGEVSIFHVSCFKSVFQSFYNYCMLYIPLLGNVLQVLVQLRVLVICQCYKLQGFPNSIGSLNHLKKIVIIKAYEVVSLPEEFSLLQSLEHLVLCDCSMLSSLPSSFGNLNNLRHLCIFGCGELRKLPVSFKNLMLLEYLNLGGCSELGFTPEDLNILENMTEIKILSLVGCEKVQELPYHIINQESLKELYLRGTSLRELPVNIGQLSGLKEMVVGSVLLTSLPDSLGDLSSLTNLSICGCPQLTCLPDSVGDLNLLKELEINNVGVNSLPKSVRQLNGLRRLIISGCPISKLDFGAAFLPFALSNLKWISLKETEVCRISIFENCCPSLETLTVENNCHLVEIDALPTTLKSLKLTECKMLKNIPSFVRTTSLRELEVRGCHQIEKIEGLEYCRTLENLRVDTCREVPGIESLEYMEKLKELQLRANKGSAIERCIQTIQKWPDIMAICTRAVPGACSLVDSLLPRGLFVVDSFSNKKIQSRPRLLHRHSSNGNATILCFVLNCVSSQMTLGLDCRDMRDGFSGVLTKVEKGRWAWVGVFTQRYEGSLFISEELSISGYGGNCAEEDEMEKGLVVSGEEQTAMEAVRSLLPLFESCSANNHDQV, from the exons ATGGCGTTCACTTCTACCACCGGGAGTAAAGAAAAGGCCGAGATTATGGACGCTTTTGATGGAATCGCACCATCTGCACCTACTTCTGCCTCAAACCTCATGAAAAAACCTTCCTATGATGTATTCATCAATCATCGTGGACCAGACGTCAAATCCACGTTAGCTAGCGCTCTGTATGGTATCCTTACTGGTATGGCACTTTCAGTTTTCTTGGATGCACCAGAATTGGAATATGGTGATTTTTTGCCCCGAACAATAGAAGCAGCAATGAGCAGCGCTTTGGTTCATATTGCTATTTTTTCCGAGAGGTATGCAGAATCACCCTGGTGTTTGGCGGAGCTATCATTCATGCTTAAATCTGGCGCCCCGATTATTCCTATTTTCTTTTGTGTCGATCCTGACGATCTCAGATGTGTAGATCAAGATGAAGGAAAGTATGTCGAGGCCTTTAAGCATCATAAGAAGAAGTGTAGATACAGTCCGGAACAACTTGAGGAGTGGAAGGTTGCTCTCTTCAAGGTCTCATATTACTCTGGTGAAGTCATAAGCAATAAAGA CTATGAGAAGAGCTTGCTGAAGACAATTACAAGTTGTGTATTGCGAGAAATAAACGTAAACGTGCCATTAGAGGTCGCAAAATATCCGGTAGGTCTGGAAGAAACAGTTAAAGACTTTGAGATGAATGCACTCCAATCTGCTGAGGGTGATCAGGGTGTACAAATTATTGGAATTTGGGGTATGGGTGGTTCTGGAAAGACCACCCTTGCAAAAGAGTTATACAACAAAAGATCCTCTTTGATTAAGAGGTCTAGTTTTGTGTTTAATGTTAGAGATGCCTCAAGCAAAGTCCTGTTGCTTAAGAAGCAGGAAAAAATCCTCAAAGATCTTAATTTTGAAGATGTATCATCTGACGATATCAAGAATGGTATGGATTTTCTTTCAAATTGTTTGAGATCCGTTAGGATATTGATTGTTCTGGATGATGTGGATAATGTAGAGCAACTGGATGCTCTGTTGCCAATGAAAGACAGCGTTGAAAGGGGTAGTCTTATCATTGTTACCACAAGGGATTATGATGTCCTTAAATCTTGGGGCATCAGCTCTATATATAAAATGAGAGCACTTGATGTGTTTCATGCCGAGCAACTTTTTTGTTGGCATGCTTTTGCACAACCTTTTCCTCGAAATGGATTTGAGAAACTTGTTCGACAGTTCTCAAAGGTGTGCAATGGATTACCTTTATCTCTCATGGTAGTTGGAGGGCAACTCTATGGGGAGCTTCGCAAAGAATGTTGGGAGGATTTGTTGCATAAAATATCTAAAATATTGCCTAATGTTATTCAGCATAGTCTCAAAATAAGTTATGACATTcttgatgacaaagaaaaagagATGTTTCTCGATATAGCTTGTTTCTTCGTTGGAGAAGAGATTAGCTTGGCAATTGAAGTATGGAATGGATTGGGGTGGAGTGGTCAACAAAGCTGGACAAGACTCCTGCATAAGTGTTTGATTGAGCTTGACAATAACAATTGCATTCAAATGCCTGAACATTTAAAGGATATGGGAAGGCACATTGCAAATAAACAATCCCCTTATAGGATTTGGTTTCCCCACCAGATTATTGATGTTCAAAAACAAAAAGag GAAAGAATCAGCCTTCAAGGAATAATGGCCTCAACTCAAAAACAGTGGATTGATAATTTG AAGGGAGAAGGAAAACCTTTAACAATACTAACcgaaataactgaatcaagtgatAAGGTTGATGAGTTCAGCTTTTGGTGCTCGAAAGGGAAACTCATGGTTGAAACAAGTAGAGGAATTTGGCGGCTCTCCCCCTCTTTAGTTGGACTAAAGTTTCTGGCGATAAGAGGAGATTATTTCAATCAAATAATCGGTGAAGTATCAAGAGAATTGGTCTGGCTTCGCTGGTTTCAAATTGGGCAGAAAAGTCTTCCACCAAAGCTTTCATTGGAAAAGTTGAGGGTTTTAGAACTCCATGAAGGCGAAGCAGGGGATCATCACTTAGAAAAACTCTGGACCGAGACTGACGGCGAGGTAAGTATTTTCCATGTCAGCTGTTTTAAATCTGTATTTCAATCTTTTTATAATTACTGTATGCTCTACATTCCTCTACTGGGTAATGTGCTGCAGGTTCTTGTGCAGTTGAGGGTACTGGTTATTTGTCAATGTTACAAATTGCAAGGTTTTCCAAACTCAATAGGAAGTCTCAATCATTTGAAAAAGATAGTAATCATAAAAGCCTACGAAGTGGTGAGTCTGCCAGAAGAATTTTCCCTTCTCCAGTCGCTGGAACACCTGGTGTTATGTGATTGTTCAATGCTATCATCACTACCCAGCAGTTTCGGCAATTTGAATAATCTACGACATCTATGTATCTTCGGTTGCGGAGAGTTGAGGAAGTTGCCAGTTTCTTTCAAGAACCTGATGCTCCTGGAATATCTCAATTTAGGGGGGTGCAGCGAACTCGGATTCACGCCAGAGGACCTGAACATTCTGGAAAACATGACAGAGATCAAAATATTGAGTCTGGTTGGTTGCGAGAAAGTGCAAGAGTTGCCTTATCACATCATAAATCAGGAGTCCTTGAAGGAGCTCTATTTAAGGGGAACCAGTTTAAGGGAGCTACCAGTTAACATCGGTCAACTCAGCGGGCTGAAGGAGATGGTTGTAGGTAGCGTGTTGCTCACAAGCTTGCCGGACTCTCTTGGAGATTTGTCTTCCTTGACCAATCTTTCAATTTGTGGTTGTCCGCAGCTTACATGTCTACCTGATTCTGTGGGTGATCTGAATCTCTTAAAGGAATTAGAGATAAATAATGTAGGAGTGAATTCTCTACCAAAATCAGTTAGGCAACTGAATGGTCTTCGAAGATTGATCATATCAGGTTGTCCAATCAGTAAATTGGATTTTGGGGCGGCATTTTTACCTTTTGCATTAAGCAACCTGAAGTGGATATCTTTAAAAGAAACCGAAGTCTGCAGAATTTCAATTTTTGAGAACTGTTGTCCCAGCTTGGAGACTCTCACAGTTGAGAATAATTGTCATTTAGTGGAAATAGATGCATTGCCAACGACGCTCAAGTCATTGAAATTGACTGAGTGTAAAATGCTTAAGAACATTCCGAGTTTTGTAAGAACAACTTCGCTCAGAGAATTGGAGGTAAGAGGTTGCCACCAAATTGAGAAAATTGAAGGTTTAGAATATTGCAGAACATTAGAAAACTTGAGAGTAGACACCTGCCGGGAGGTGCCTGGTATAGAAAGCTTGGAATACATGGAGAAACTGAAGGAGCTGCAACTCAGAGCAAACAAGGGGTCAGCTATCGAACGTTGCATTCAAACGATACAG AAATGGCCAGATATAATGGCAATATGTACCCGAGCAGTCCCTGGTGCGTGCTCACTTGTAGACTCCTTACTCCCGCGGGGTCTCTTTGTCGTTGACTCCTTCTCAAACAAGAAAATTCAGTCCAGGCCGAGATTGCTGCACAGACATTCCTCCAATGGCAATGCTACTATCCTCTGTTTTGTTTTAAATTGTGTGTCTTCACAAATGACTCTCGGCTTAGACTGTCGTGACATGCGGGATGGGTTTTCCGGCGTTCTAACCAAGGTTGAAAAGGGTCGATGGGCATGGGTAGGTGTCTTCACACAACGTTACGAAGGCTCACTTTTTATTTCAGAGGAGTTGTCAATAAGTGGGTACGGAGGAAACTGCGCGGAAGAGGACGAGATGGAGAAAGGTTTGGTTGTGAGTGGGGAGGAGCAAACAGCAATGGAGGCTGTTCGTAGCTTATTGCCGCTTTTTGAAAGTTGTTCGGCCAACAATCACGACCAGGTGTAA
- the LOC131046465 gene encoding disease resistance protein RPV1 isoform X1 codes for MAFTSTTGSKEKAEIMDAFDGIAPSAPTSASNLMKKPSYDVFINHRGPDVKSTLASALYGILTGMALSVFLDAPELEYGDFLPRTIEAAMSSALVHIAIFSERYAESPWCLAELSFMLKSGAPIIPIFFCVDPDDLRCVDQDEGKYVEAFKHHKKKCRYSPEQLEEWKVALFKVSYYSGEVISNKDYEKSLLKTITSCVLREINVNVPLEVAKYPVGLEETVKDFEMNALQSAEGDQGVQIIGIWGMGGSGKTTLAKELYNKRSSLIKRSSFVFNVRDASSKVLLLKKQEKILKDLNFEDVSSDDIKNGMDFLSNCLRSVRILIVLDDVDNVEQLDALLPMKDSVERGSLIIVTTRDYDVLKSWGISSIYKMRALDVFHAEQLFCWHAFAQPFPRNGFEKLVRQFSKVCNGLPLSLMVVGGQLYGELRKECWEDLLHKISKILPNVIQHSLKISYDILDDKEKEMFLDIACFFVGEEISLAIEVWNGLGWSGQQSWTRLLHKCLIELDNNNCIQMPEHLKDMGRHIANKQSPYRIWFPHQIIDVQKQKEERISLQGIMASTQKQWIDNLVFLHLLLVILILCRSSLSKFFGFVYVLFYFLIFLCFSCIQKGEGKPLTILTEITESSDKVDEFSFWCSKGKLMVETSRGIWRLSPSLVGLKFLAIRGDYFNQIIGEVSRELVWLRWFQIGQKSLPPKLSLEKLRVLELHEGEAGDHHLEKLWTETDGEVSIFHVSCFKSVFQSFYNYCMLYIPLLGNVLQVLVQLRVLVICQCYKLQGFPNSIGSLNHLKKIVIIKAYEVVSLPEEFSLLQSLEHLVLCDCSMLSSLPSSFGNLNNLRHLCIFGCGELRKLPVSFKNLMLLEYLNLGGCSELGFTPEDLNILENMTEIKILSLVGCEKVQELPYHIINQESLKELYLRGTSLRELPVNIGQLSGLKEMVVGSVLLTSLPDSLGDLSSLTNLSICGCPQLTCLPDSVGDLNLLKELEINNVGVNSLPKSVRQLNGLRRLIISGCPISKLDFGAAFLPFALSNLKWISLKETEVCRISIFENCCPSLETLTVENNCHLVEIDALPTTLKSLKLTECKMLKNIPSFVRTTSLRELEVRGCHQIEKIEGLEYCRTLENLRVDTCREVPGIESLEYMEKLKELQLRANKGSAIERCIQTIQKWPDIMAICTRAVPGACSLVDSLLPRGLFVVDSFSNKKIQSRPRLLHRHSSNGNATILCFVLNCVSSQMTLGLDCRDMRDGFSGVLTKVEKGRWAWVGVFTQRYEGSLFISEELSISGYGGNCAEEDEMEKGLVVSGEEQTAMEAVRSLLPLFESCSANNHDQV; via the exons ATGGCGTTCACTTCTACCACCGGGAGTAAAGAAAAGGCCGAGATTATGGACGCTTTTGATGGAATCGCACCATCTGCACCTACTTCTGCCTCAAACCTCATGAAAAAACCTTCCTATGATGTATTCATCAATCATCGTGGACCAGACGTCAAATCCACGTTAGCTAGCGCTCTGTATGGTATCCTTACTGGTATGGCACTTTCAGTTTTCTTGGATGCACCAGAATTGGAATATGGTGATTTTTTGCCCCGAACAATAGAAGCAGCAATGAGCAGCGCTTTGGTTCATATTGCTATTTTTTCCGAGAGGTATGCAGAATCACCCTGGTGTTTGGCGGAGCTATCATTCATGCTTAAATCTGGCGCCCCGATTATTCCTATTTTCTTTTGTGTCGATCCTGACGATCTCAGATGTGTAGATCAAGATGAAGGAAAGTATGTCGAGGCCTTTAAGCATCATAAGAAGAAGTGTAGATACAGTCCGGAACAACTTGAGGAGTGGAAGGTTGCTCTCTTCAAGGTCTCATATTACTCTGGTGAAGTCATAAGCAATAAAGA CTATGAGAAGAGCTTGCTGAAGACAATTACAAGTTGTGTATTGCGAGAAATAAACGTAAACGTGCCATTAGAGGTCGCAAAATATCCGGTAGGTCTGGAAGAAACAGTTAAAGACTTTGAGATGAATGCACTCCAATCTGCTGAGGGTGATCAGGGTGTACAAATTATTGGAATTTGGGGTATGGGTGGTTCTGGAAAGACCACCCTTGCAAAAGAGTTATACAACAAAAGATCCTCTTTGATTAAGAGGTCTAGTTTTGTGTTTAATGTTAGAGATGCCTCAAGCAAAGTCCTGTTGCTTAAGAAGCAGGAAAAAATCCTCAAAGATCTTAATTTTGAAGATGTATCATCTGACGATATCAAGAATGGTATGGATTTTCTTTCAAATTGTTTGAGATCCGTTAGGATATTGATTGTTCTGGATGATGTGGATAATGTAGAGCAACTGGATGCTCTGTTGCCAATGAAAGACAGCGTTGAAAGGGGTAGTCTTATCATTGTTACCACAAGGGATTATGATGTCCTTAAATCTTGGGGCATCAGCTCTATATATAAAATGAGAGCACTTGATGTGTTTCATGCCGAGCAACTTTTTTGTTGGCATGCTTTTGCACAACCTTTTCCTCGAAATGGATTTGAGAAACTTGTTCGACAGTTCTCAAAGGTGTGCAATGGATTACCTTTATCTCTCATGGTAGTTGGAGGGCAACTCTATGGGGAGCTTCGCAAAGAATGTTGGGAGGATTTGTTGCATAAAATATCTAAAATATTGCCTAATGTTATTCAGCATAGTCTCAAAATAAGTTATGACATTcttgatgacaaagaaaaagagATGTTTCTCGATATAGCTTGTTTCTTCGTTGGAGAAGAGATTAGCTTGGCAATTGAAGTATGGAATGGATTGGGGTGGAGTGGTCAACAAAGCTGGACAAGACTCCTGCATAAGTGTTTGATTGAGCTTGACAATAACAATTGCATTCAAATGCCTGAACATTTAAAGGATATGGGAAGGCACATTGCAAATAAACAATCCCCTTATAGGATTTGGTTTCCCCACCAGATTATTGATGTTCAAAAACAAAAAGag GAAAGAATCAGCCTTCAAGGAATAATGGCCTCAACTCAAAAACAGTGGATTGATAATTTGGTgtttcttcacctcctcctagtCATTTTAATTCTTTGTCGAAGTTCTTTGTCGAAGTTCTTTGGCTTTGTGTATGTGCTTTtctattttctgatttttttatgtttttcttgtatTCAGAAGGGAGAAGGAAAACCTTTAACAATACTAACcgaaataactgaatcaagtgatAAGGTTGATGAGTTCAGCTTTTGGTGCTCGAAAGGGAAACTCATGGTTGAAACAAGTAGAGGAATTTGGCGGCTCTCCCCCTCTTTAGTTGGACTAAAGTTTCTGGCGATAAGAGGAGATTATTTCAATCAAATAATCGGTGAAGTATCAAGAGAATTGGTCTGGCTTCGCTGGTTTCAAATTGGGCAGAAAAGTCTTCCACCAAAGCTTTCATTGGAAAAGTTGAGGGTTTTAGAACTCCATGAAGGCGAAGCAGGGGATCATCACTTAGAAAAACTCTGGACCGAGACTGACGGCGAGGTAAGTATTTTCCATGTCAGCTGTTTTAAATCTGTATTTCAATCTTTTTATAATTACTGTATGCTCTACATTCCTCTACTGGGTAATGTGCTGCAGGTTCTTGTGCAGTTGAGGGTACTGGTTATTTGTCAATGTTACAAATTGCAAGGTTTTCCAAACTCAATAGGAAGTCTCAATCATTTGAAAAAGATAGTAATCATAAAAGCCTACGAAGTGGTGAGTCTGCCAGAAGAATTTTCCCTTCTCCAGTCGCTGGAACACCTGGTGTTATGTGATTGTTCAATGCTATCATCACTACCCAGCAGTTTCGGCAATTTGAATAATCTACGACATCTATGTATCTTCGGTTGCGGAGAGTTGAGGAAGTTGCCAGTTTCTTTCAAGAACCTGATGCTCCTGGAATATCTCAATTTAGGGGGGTGCAGCGAACTCGGATTCACGCCAGAGGACCTGAACATTCTGGAAAACATGACAGAGATCAAAATATTGAGTCTGGTTGGTTGCGAGAAAGTGCAAGAGTTGCCTTATCACATCATAAATCAGGAGTCCTTGAAGGAGCTCTATTTAAGGGGAACCAGTTTAAGGGAGCTACCAGTTAACATCGGTCAACTCAGCGGGCTGAAGGAGATGGTTGTAGGTAGCGTGTTGCTCACAAGCTTGCCGGACTCTCTTGGAGATTTGTCTTCCTTGACCAATCTTTCAATTTGTGGTTGTCCGCAGCTTACATGTCTACCTGATTCTGTGGGTGATCTGAATCTCTTAAAGGAATTAGAGATAAATAATGTAGGAGTGAATTCTCTACCAAAATCAGTTAGGCAACTGAATGGTCTTCGAAGATTGATCATATCAGGTTGTCCAATCAGTAAATTGGATTTTGGGGCGGCATTTTTACCTTTTGCATTAAGCAACCTGAAGTGGATATCTTTAAAAGAAACCGAAGTCTGCAGAATTTCAATTTTTGAGAACTGTTGTCCCAGCTTGGAGACTCTCACAGTTGAGAATAATTGTCATTTAGTGGAAATAGATGCATTGCCAACGACGCTCAAGTCATTGAAATTGACTGAGTGTAAAATGCTTAAGAACATTCCGAGTTTTGTAAGAACAACTTCGCTCAGAGAATTGGAGGTAAGAGGTTGCCACCAAATTGAGAAAATTGAAGGTTTAGAATATTGCAGAACATTAGAAAACTTGAGAGTAGACACCTGCCGGGAGGTGCCTGGTATAGAAAGCTTGGAATACATGGAGAAACTGAAGGAGCTGCAACTCAGAGCAAACAAGGGGTCAGCTATCGAACGTTGCATTCAAACGATACAG AAATGGCCAGATATAATGGCAATATGTACCCGAGCAGTCCCTGGTGCGTGCTCACTTGTAGACTCCTTACTCCCGCGGGGTCTCTTTGTCGTTGACTCCTTCTCAAACAAGAAAATTCAGTCCAGGCCGAGATTGCTGCACAGACATTCCTCCAATGGCAATGCTACTATCCTCTGTTTTGTTTTAAATTGTGTGTCTTCACAAATGACTCTCGGCTTAGACTGTCGTGACATGCGGGATGGGTTTTCCGGCGTTCTAACCAAGGTTGAAAAGGGTCGATGGGCATGGGTAGGTGTCTTCACACAACGTTACGAAGGCTCACTTTTTATTTCAGAGGAGTTGTCAATAAGTGGGTACGGAGGAAACTGCGCGGAAGAGGACGAGATGGAGAAAGGTTTGGTTGTGAGTGGGGAGGAGCAAACAGCAATGGAGGCTGTTCGTAGCTTATTGCCGCTTTTTGAAAGTTGTTCGGCCAACAATCACGACCAGGTGTAA